From a single Anas acuta chromosome 16, bAnaAcu1.1, whole genome shotgun sequence genomic region:
- the PKIG gene encoding cAMP-dependent protein kinase inhibitor gamma: MEVESSTYTDFISCDRAGRRNAVHDIQRDATTISMRKLTEDISDLTVEGADSEAPSTSSESDPEARPKEQENKPSP; encoded by the exons ATGGAGGTAGAGTCCAGCACATACACTGACTTTATTTCCTGCGATCGGGCTGGCCGGAGGAACGCTGTCCACGACATCCAGCGAGATGCAACCACCATCAGCATGCGCAAGCTGACCGAGGACATCAGTGACCTCACCGTCGAAGGGGCAg ACAGCGAAGCACCTAGCACCTCTTCTGAGAGCGACCCTGAAGCACGACCAAAggagcaagaaaacaaaccctCTCCATGA
- the ADA gene encoding adenosine deaminase: MEQGLRVFDGPKVELHLHLDGAIRPETILYYGKKRGIPLPGDTVEELLKHVSYNTPLSLPEFLEKFNHYMPAIAGDREAVRRIAYELVETKAKEGVAYVEIRYSPHLLANCSVSPIPWGQAEGDLTPDEVVHLVNQGLQDGERDFHIKARSILCCMRHMPSWSPEVVELCKKYRNNTVVAIDLAGDESLKVEDTSGHKEAYEEAERCGIHRTVHAGEAGPPAMIKEAVYLLKTERIGHGYHVLEDPELYKELLRTKMHFEVCPWSSYLTGACLPDFRKHPAVQFRKDRANYSINTDDPLIFNSSIDTDYSITKDYMGFTDEDFKRVNINAAQSSFLPEKEKQELLNTLYEAYGMVPNTS, translated from the exons GTAGAACTTCACCTCCACCTGGATGGAGCCATTAGACCAGAAACAATCCTATACTATGGCAA gaaaagaGGAATTCCTCTCCCCGGTGACACTGTGGAGGAGCTCTTGAAGCACGTCAGCTACAACACGCCGCTGTCACTTCCTGAGTTTCTAGAGAAATTTAATCACTACATGCCCGCCATCGC GGGGGACCGCGAGGCGGTGCGGAGGATCGCGTACGAGCTGGTGGAGACAAAAGCGAAGGAAGGTGTCGCCTACGTGGAGATCCGCTACAGCCCTCACCTCCTGGCCAACTGCTCCGTCAGCCCCATCCCCTGGGGACAAGCTGA GGGAGACCTCACTCCGGATGAAGTTGTTCACCTCGTAAATCAGGGACTGCAGGATGGAGAAAGGGATTTCCACATCAAAGCCAGGTCTATTCTATGCTGCATGCGCCATATGCCAA GCTGGTCTCCGGAGGTGGTGGAGCTCTGCAAGAAGTATCGAAACAACACCGTGGTGGCCATAGACCTGGCCGGGGACGAGTCGCTGAAGGTGGAGGATACCTCCGGCCATAAGGAGGCTTATGAG GAGGCCGAACGATGCGGCATTCATCGCACCGTCCACGCCGGGGAGGCTGGGCCGCCTGCCATGATCAAGGAG GCGGTGTATCTCCTGAAGACCGAGCGTATCGGCCATGGCTACCACGTGCTGGAGGACCCCGAGCTCTACAAGGAGCTGCTGAGAACCAAGATGCACTTTGAG GTCTGCCCCTGGTCCAGTTATCTGACCGGAGCATGTCTGCCAGACTTCAGGAAACACCCAGCCGTGCA ATTTAGGAAGGATCGGGCTAACTATTCGATAAACACCGATGACCCCCTCATCTTCAATTCCAGCATCGACACGGACTACAGCATAACGAAGGACTACATGGGCTTCACCGACGAGGATTTCAAGAGAGTG AACATCAACGCAGCTCAGTCCAGCTTCTTACCcgagaaagaaaagcaggaactTCTCAATACGCTGTATGAAGCCTACGGGATGGTGCCCAACACATCGTGA